ACATTATGGCCACCCTTTTATAGCAAAAAATATAGTATACGTACAATAATTTtagcacaaattcttgtttgtgacggcacatatccgtcactcttgagtgacggataccattttacctcacaaagtacccactttttctctctctgcaacactattcatgtggtctcctttctccactaacccattttgttaccattttatctcacaaaatatccgccacaaatggtaacccgtcacaagggagaccaattgtaatTTTAGAGGTATGTGATAGACACACGTTTAGTTACGTCTTACTTAATATCTTTGTATCGGTTTTCTAACGTATGTTCTAAGGACACACATTAAAAACCTAAATATGATAAGATTTGCAAGATATTCTCACTAATTATAGTAAAAATGAGTTTATACTTAGGTATTCCATTAGAATATCTTGCAAATCTTACCACATTTGGGTTAACCGTACATAAATAGTGgtttattaatataattaatacttaAGCGGtgtttgacaaacaatagattgATGAAATTTCAGCATATTTAGGgctttagcatgtttgactcaacAATTTACTAAATTACTATAATCTACTGTACTGTTTGAGTGTTTTCCACTATGCTGCTCCCCCTAACATATTCACtttaatactccctctgtcccggtcatttgttgtccttttccattttagggtatctcaatcatttgttgtcctttctattttaagaatgaacttgatgagtaatttgatcataatcattcaatttgttccacttgtcatttagttattggtcatCTCCtccttccttggtctttgtgccaaaaccaaaggacaacaattgaccgggacggagggagtagattGTAAGAAAAATGAATGTGTCTATAATTTACACATATATATACACAACAATTTATTAACCTAAACAtactaattaccaaacacttctagTAAATCTGCTAATTGTAATACACTAGTTAAACATGTTAATCAAATCTGTCATTTGTAATCTGTTTGATCAATCTGCTTCTGCTAGTTATAATCAACTAATAATAATTTAATCTAACTTAATCATACGTTTTGAGTTCGAATACTTATTATCAGGGCGGCCCTGGAGCCGTGCAAGCAGTGCGGCCGCACAGGGCCCCGGACTCGGAGGGGCCTCGTCACTTAAAAAAAATGTTACTATAATTATTATATAAGGAATGATATAAGCATACTATTACTCTTCGCACAGTGGTAAGAGGCACATATTTCTATTCAAGGTTCTAGGTTCGAGCATTTTTACAAACAATTTTTAGGTGATGATTTATTTGACTCCAATTTTTAACAAAATAGTTGATGGGAGGAGTCGAACCTGCAACATCTATGATCTATCCAATATGAACAGCTAAATTGAATAAAAGCCATCAGATCAATGCCTTCTTAGTGCTCCTTAATAAAACCAATTTAAATCAACTCTTTTTTCGTCTAACGAATGTACTCATATCATTatagaaaaattatttttctACGCCAATGAAATAATAGTTTAAGGGCCCCCGTTGAATTTTTCGCACAGGGCCCCCAAAATGTCCGGAACAACCCTCCTTATTATCATGACAATGTTGAAATTACGGACAAAGTTTTTGTGGTGAGTGGGGATCTTAGTTAAGTCACGAGGGTGTATGATTTCCTCTATTATTTTTTGTCCATACTAAGTTTAGGGAGTCAATTATAACCGGCCGTTGGCCCAATGGTTCATTGTAAGTATTCACGTACAGACGAGATTAAGACGttgtttggtaaatgacatattgaacaatttttagcatattcaagggttttTAGCACGTTTGACCaattaatatgctaattttagtttTTGGTAAATACATattgaaacaacatatttgaggtcaatatactgttttacaatatgctgcttaccccaACATATTGGTtaacatattgtaaaataggaaatttttctcccttttacaaagaaaaataacaatctactaatcgtaatctgccaattaccaaacacttaaattaattctgctaattataatatgttaGTCAATccttctgataaaatctgtcatttataatctgcttttacAATCtacttatgctgaaattaatccgctCTTTATCAAACAGGACCTTAAATATTCAAATTTTAATTTAGGTCCTCTTTATTTTTATTCCGATATCCACCACTGCTTAACTCTATAGGACTCGAATAAAGACTAAATCAGATGTTATAAAACAAAATAAGAGCCTCGAGTGATATATTCTTTAGTATTATTATAGCATATTAGTATTAGTATGCATGGCGAGCGGCTGTTACATCAACTTTGCTGTAATCTCATTTGACCAAGTCGTATTTGAGATAGAAGCAAAGGAAACTTGCAAttgtatactccctccgtcttaatcaattattgttcattggttttgAAATAAAGACCGAAAAAAGAGGATGAAGCTAATTACTAAATGACAGGTGGAATAAAATAATTGTGAATGATTAAATTGCTcattaagttcattcttaaaataaaaaagaCGGAGGGATTACATGGTCCAGGTGGGAACGCTGGAATGCCTTGGCCCGGGGGATACTGGCCGGTATCCATTTTAACATTGAAATATGTCAAATATCATTTTACTCGAAcatttaagacgaaatttttggCTTTTTTCATATTCATTTAGCTTGTCTTATTCATATTACTTGACATGTGATCTTAATTTTTAAACAAATATAACCGTCTTACACAAGAATTTATAAtaactactccctctgtcccggtcatttgttgtccattTCCATACTGGGGTGTCTtagttatttgttgtcctttctattttaagaatgaacttgatgagtaatttgatcattctcattcaatttgttccacatgtcatttagttattggcctatttctctttccttggtctttgtgccaaaacgaaaggacaacaattgaccgggatggAGGAGTACATTATTTAGTGGATGTGGATTATGCATTGATTTTATTTAGAACCATGGAAGATCAGACAAGTCTACTTTTATTGACTTAATTAACTTGCTATTATAAGACAATAACGGTGGTTAGAGAGGGGTATACATATGGGTCCTATTTTAGCCAATGCGTTGAATTTTCGTTTTTAAATAGTGCATATCATTCTAAGACATGTCATATTGTCATGCATGTAATTATCGAATTAAATTACTAAATTGACGATTAGAATAGTGAGTGTGAATTGAATGATTATTATACACGtattcttgtttaagacgagaatatccgtcttaaatttaaaaTGAGTTGAGCTAAATTTGGTAGATGAGACAGAAGCAGAGTGCATAGGCCAGAGAGATTTTGATAATCTATCATAAGAAGAAACATGATTGAACAATAATTCATAGGGTGTTTTATTCTGAATAGCAAGAGAAGGAATAAGATTAATCAAATATGTGGCAGTCAATAAGCTAAGCAATTGTCACCCCAATAAAACTTAATGATGTAAGTTAGCATGAAACATGAGAGCCCTAACGGTCTGTAACAAGTGTATATGCTTCATTTCTACCTTCTTATTTTGTTGAGGTGTACCAACTACACTAATTTGATGCACAATACCCTTTAATTTAAATAAAACACCACAATGAACTTGTAAGAATTATGTTCCATTGTCAGACCTTACCATCTTTTTTTTATTAATAGAAGGGATAAAATCCCAGAGACCTATAGAGAGTAGGGTCCCAGAAAATTCACAAGAAGCAGAAATATAACAAAACGAGTACAAATACAAACAATCCATCCTTTTCAACACGAAAAACTTGCGTACTAGTATCACGCACCAAGCCTCCTTTGCATAATCCTTTTCTCCTTCCATAATCTTAATGTTATCCAATTGTCTTTAAATTGTGTTGCATTGTAAGcaagaaaatattttattaaaCCTAACACTTGGTccttattttaaaataaaatgctCCAAGTGTTTCTGGAATAATCtagttaaaaaaattatttaGCCTAATATTGTAAGAATTCTATAAGGTCCCAAAACATCCATATAAACCAAATCAAAACACTTTGTAGCTCTATTGTTGCTAACAGGAAATTGAAGTATGTGATGCTTGGCCAAAATGCAAGTGTGACAAATAAAATCACCTTTTATTACAATTTCATGTTCAGATACAAATTTGATCTTATCAACTGACATATGGCCCATTCTCGCATTAAACAAACCTAAAGATTTAGAAGAAACAGTATATGTTGAAGCTGTATTATTACCTTTTTTGTCACtaagaattacacttttctgaaCTTTATTAGCAACTAATTTTTTAACTAAAACAACTAGTTGAGAATTATCAGCAGTCTATGATGATGAATGTATATTGGTTTGATTAATATGAATAACAATATTTAAAGAGAGAAGATTTAGAAATGAGAGTAATAagaagaatgaattgattatagATTTCTATAGATAGATGATCATACATGATAAGTATTTATAGTACTCATAAACAGACATATAGCGGGAAGATAATAGAATAACTAACTCGAGTAAACTAACTTTTGCCAACTAATTATCTTCCTATATTCGTTCCTAATAAACTCACTTTAGTTCAACTCATTTTCATTAAGCATAACTCAAGTCTTTTGTTACATGCTGATTTTAGACAACATTTTCTCACGTAATTTAATGCGAATAGCTTTGTATTCTTAAAATTCGACTTCTACTACCGTTTTAAAAATGTTACTTTGTCCATCATTTTATCTATGTTTATTATATTTTCGTAAAAGTATATTTCTATAGCAAACCCCCATTGATCTCTTTTGAGTTTTGATACTTAAAACATTTACTAATTTGAGTTAAGATTTTAGATTGCATGGATGCATGGAACAATAATGGATGGGCAAGAGTTCGATCACTGCCATGAAAACCCGTAATAATTTAACCAACAAATAAAAGCAATCAATAATAGAAATAGATCAAACTGAATTTTTCAAATAGTAAAACATTTCGAACTGAATTACACATGAAAaagttaaaatgtaaacaaactcaCATTTTGATCATTACAATTATTAACTTAAGTTGAATGACCAACGtatatatttataataatttatctATATTATTATTAGGCCTTAATTGATGACCCTACAATTTGTCCTGATTTCACCAACAGCACCAGCATCTAGTGGAATGCTACCCATTTTAACAATTGCAGCCTTAAATTTATTGACCCATTGAGCTTGGTTATTGGCATTGGCGCTTAAACCGGCGGCCGTGGCGGGGTTGGTTCTGAGGGTCCAGTCCGAGGTGAACAACCCTTTGTTAACTAGTACACTTGAGTAGTATTTATTATCAAAGACAGTTGGGGTGACCGGATCCATGTTGACAACTGACGATGTAGACGTACTTGCTTTGGGGCACGCGGCTTGAAGTTGTGGGACGTAGCTCGGGTTTAAGGCTGGGTCGGGTTTGTTGGTCCCGTTGAAGTTGTAAATTCTATCATCGACATTTGTCAGTATTGTGCAATGTGACACTCCTATGGTATGTGCTCCTGTTACAAGTATAAATAACGTTTTTATAGCcagaatatataaaaaaaaaaaaaaaaaaaaaaattgttttagaaCGAGTATATTTTGCTAGATCTTTACAACCTCGTATTCAATTGATTTTGATTTCTTTTGCAATTATTGGTACTCGTATAACTTATTGTAATTAATGAAATATTGTCAGTTGTCGATTTATGTACTTCTTTTATTTGTCTCATTCATCTGTTTACTATTTTTATTCTTTGTAATCAATATTTTgattaaaggtaaataaatagaTGAGACGGTAAAAGTAAGAGCTAATTAATACCTGAAAGAGTGACCATTTCATCCTGAGTAAGTCCTTTGGACGTGAAAAGATTGGTAAGTTGACCAACATTATTTGCAGGTGAAGGAATGTTTGCCAACACCTCTGAAGATTTAGAAATTCTACCATCCTTTCTACCAGATGGAACGGAATAAGCTGGACCTTTAACCTGTATAAGACGGAACGTGATATTTTAGGAATTATGATGGCACGGAGATTCAGTACCAGCTGGTGCCTGGTGATGACATTTCATGCAAATTAATTATATAATGGAATGTGTtaaaagtatatatatatatatatatatatatatatatatatatatatatatagttgctTACCAAAGCAATACTGTCTCTAGCAGCAAAAGCTAATATATCAGCACATGAAACGATCCCTTTGCATTGCGCTTCAAGGGCAGCCTTTGCAGCGTCGATCACTTCAAACCCTCTTAGACTAGGGTTGTTAACTATGGAATCTTTTTCCGCTTGGTTACCAGGAGTCGAGTCTATGAGAACTGAACCATCACAACcctgtaaataaaaaaaaaagtgtacttTTCAGTTTTCAACTATGTTTAGAAAAGTAAGTAATATATTTATACAGGGACAGGTGCGATGTAACATTTAGAATAATAATGTCGGCAAAAAACAAATATATACAGTATTATACATGACGATGACTTACATGAATAAAGCAGTCATGAAAGTGCATTCGAACAAGACCAGGGGCGATGCCAGGACTCGACCCAAATGCTTTGGTAACTTGTTGTTTAACAATGGTTTCAGCTGATGGACATGTTTTGCTATAGAAACCTACTTGAAGTTGTGCTTCAAAACAAGAGAAAATTGAAAGCAAAACAAGAAGAGCAATAGAACAatttctttgcatttttgaaTTCATTTTTAATTACTCTTCTCAAGTTATTTTTAGTAGTTTGTAGGAACATGCACACTATGGCCATCCTTTTATAGCAAAAGATAAAGGACACGTACAATAATTTTAGAGGTGTGTGATAGACACACGTTAAGGTACTAGTAGATAATTAATAAACTAAAGTAATTAGATAAGCTAGTATGAGATTATTCTAATGTAATAACACGATTCAATTAAGTTCGAGTAGTACTAGTATCAATGTTAAAATTAATGAGGACGGGATGATCAGTAGAGGATTTTAGTTATGTCAGAAGGGTGCTTGATTCCCGCTAATCCTTTATTTCCATCCATACTCATTTTAGGGAAGCTATTATCAGCGGTCAGTTGGCACGGTGATTGACGTAAATATTCACACAAAAGATTAAATGTTTAAATTTTAATTTGGACCCGTTTATTTTTATTTCGATATCTACCACCACTTATACTCTATCTAACTCAAATGCAGATTAAACCGAATGCGATACAAACAAAATAATAGCCTCGAGTGATATATTCTTTAGGATTATACCATACCATATTAGCATCATAGTATGCATGGGGCGCGGTGTTACATCAACGTTGCTGTAATTTCCTTTGACCAAGTCATATTTGGGATAGAAACAAAGGAAACTTTGAATTGTATAGAATATAGATAGCAACTTGTCTACCTAATTGATTTGTATATAATTACTCTCTTAAAACATGAAGCATTCATCTTAACATTAATACGGTTTAAATATTATAGTAAATGTTCTGAGTGGCCGTCTCTTATTACATTAACGAGAGACAATCAATAACTAAAAAATGATAGTTATTTGCTTATCAGATAGGTCTCTTACTATCATTAATAAAAATTTATACATTTTTTCATtttattcatattatttaatttgttttaaatttaagacggatatactTAATTATGATAACTACGTAAATTATTAAGTGAGGATGTGCATTATgctttaattttatttaattagaACCATAGAAGATCAACAAGTCTACTTTTATTGACTTAATAATAGACTTTGTATTACGGAGTACAAGACAATGATGGTGGTTGGATAGAGGGGTATACATATGGGTCCTATGTTAGCCAATGCGTTGAATTTTAGTCTTTATATATTTGCATATCATTCTAGGACATGTCATGCATGTAATTATCCaaatttaattactaaattgatgATAACCGTGAGTGTGTATGATTTAGACACATATTCATATTTAAGTCGAGACTATCTGTCTCAAATTTAAAATGAGTTAAGTTTATTAGGATaaattgatgagacaaaagaaaagttcatagagttatacagactaTCAAAACAATTGTTTATCCTACAAATTTAATTGAGAGcatgtttttttcttttcttaagGTAGATACTGTCGTTTTAAGAGAAACGACTTATGATTATTAGATAGGAGAAGGTCATTTGTCTTAATCTCAATTAATTGGAGATAAATCTTGCACAATTTGAGGGATATTATAGTAGCAAGTGATGATGAGTTGTGACTTGTGAATGAATGCCTTGTGGTGGTGGCTAAGGGAGTAGGGTCACTCACATAGTCACATTCAAtaataattttgaaattttctagtGAAAAAAGTTATTCAAAGATTTTAATTAGGATAGTAGCAAAATAATAATTAAGTCGGTTCGTGATTAGTATTCCGTATAACTTATGGACAGGAATAGAAAAATATGTTTAGTGTCTAAAAATAGCAATCGTTTAATCTTAATCTGATATTAGCATACACTTAACTGATTATGCTAATTAAAACGTGCCGGTCAATTTTCtaataaaatttgtttttttgcttAAAGTAATAATTCGCTGATTATTAAATAAGGCCATAgtaaaacatatataaaatatatgCCAAATTTTCTACGCCATTTACCGAACACGGCCAATATTCGATTacaagattgtaacaccccaatccAAACCAAGGGACGGGAGCGGCCACTCACAGTAGCTCGTTGGGCTGCGTACACAtgacccacagatcaacacgggtcctttccagCATATTTCGtgctcactcatgcgcatcctggGAACCTTCCCAAAAAGTCactcatcctaagactactctcaacCAAGTACGTTTAACTATGGAGTTCTTTCGTGTGGATAACTAGAAAAGAAAGTACACTCTTATCTGAATAAAGTATTCGATTTAGTAGAGTATTAGAAAGATAACCTTCCAAAGACAATAGAAGAGTTATTTAAACATAAATAAATTAAGTAAAAACAGTCACGGGTgtatacaattgtacaattgcaCACTAGTGGTTCTCAACTCGAAGGAGACTAAGCTAGTCGTGACAAAATATTAATAATCGAAATTCAAACATGGGCTGCTATAGTTTTTTGTCTAGAGTACAATCTTTTACATAAAATAAATTATTCTGACTTTTCTTTTTGGACGTATATGCATGGAAGCATGATTTCAATAATATTCGCGCAATCATATATGCGAGTAATTCGTAGCAATAATCATGGGTTCATGGTCGACACACAGTCACCTTTTGTTGAAAATGAATAACTATACTTGTTAATTATGGGCTTATGGCTCCACTTTTTTTGGAattgttgtttattttgtttttatgtaattttgaaaaaAATGTTTAGTAGTCGAATAACGGCGGATTTTGACTAAAAAATTCGACAGATAAGGTTTAAATCTTTTACTAATATAGCGATGGCTATGAATTATGACAGTCGTTAGATCGTGGATGAATCTTATgtatatacaaattaataataCGGATTAAGGGTTAGACATATGCTAACCCTTTTAAAATCGTAGCCTGACTAGAAATATAGAAATATAAATCTACTTAATCTAACAAATACGGAGTATCCACTATGATGatttattttggaaatatttTACTTTGTTGTCCGAAAAATAATCTTATTTTGGTATTCCaatgacatttaaaatttaaCATTTTCACTTTAGTTTCCTGattatgaaaaaaaattaattaattattgtttGATACTACGGAGTACTTGCTAATTATTACACATGAAATAATAAGTAACAACATTTGGTAGCAAAACTTGGTTGTTTATATCGTTTGTTAATAGACTATACCACCAGTTCTAGTACAACTGATGGTGTAAATTCGGAGcttttataataaagttttcgattTTTTATTTGAATAATCCGAGTTATACCATAAAGTTCTGAACTCATcaacttaaacataaaaaaaaaaaaaagctcaaCAAAAAATACACATGAAGCCAGTTAGATATAAGTTTGTTGTACGATGCTATTATTCCACTGGAGGTATAGTGTTATTTTTGTTATATCGTAAACAAACCTCTATACCTCTACTAATGTATAAGGTTATATCACAAACAAACCTCTACTTATGTCAGGGATCAAGGTTATAATTTCGAGCTAATGTCAAGTTATCTTTCAAATCAAGTCAGCTAACGAATCAATTTCGGGTTATTTTCGAATTGGATTGGGCCGAGATCGAGTCGAAATAGACGTTAGGCTGAGTTGGGTTACGAGTCATCTCAAGTCATGTCAGGTTTGATTTCGGGTCTACCTTTATCAAATTTTGTCAACTTATGATGAACGAGTTAAGTCAGGTCAATTTGTAACATTTTTCGGTTTTATCAAAATCGAATTTAATCGGGTTTTGATTTGGATATTCGAGTTGGGTCAAACTTGTCAACTCTTCCTAAAACAGTATATGAACAATCCCATAAGGCCATAAACACCGATCTTCCCCAGTGAGGTCTTAAACCTTTCATTTAATTTTCAGGCCCAACCATACTTTAATAGGCCCAAACAAGGGCCAATCCATTTGATGAGGTCCAATTAAAAATGGGCTCCTGGGCATTAAGAAGCACACTCATCATAAGTTCATATGCGACGATTAGTCTCCGGCAAGACGGTTTTACACAAATCTCATACGGAGTATAAGACGAGTAGATGACCACAgacaattatttttttttttttttttttttttttggtacataccTTAGACAATTATTTGTGATAGCTtataaaaagtaaaaaaaaaattgtagttTTTTACTCGTATCCTTCTATTATTTCATTTTCTCACTAAGATCCTTTCTTTCTTCAAAAAGAAAATTAACAACTAGTCATAGTTCTTGAATACGTATAAAGAaaacattatttttttttaatttgattGTCTTTATAATATcttcaatttaaaaaaaaaaatatattgtaTTCTGAACTCACAGTCACGAGTTTTGAATCAAAACTATTTAACGGAATAAACTTTGACAATAAAAACTGATAGTTACAAATTCCGAAAACggtagtcttttttttttttttttttttcatattcacTTCCCTAAAGTTCCCTTACAATATCTTTGATGTAGAAACATATACTATACCAATTTATAAACATGTGGCAAACGCCAAGTAGTTACTCCTAGAGCTGATCAAGTCCGGCCTGACCCGTTTGGCCCAGCCCGCTAAAATAGCGGGCTTGGACGAGAGAAAAAAACGGTTAACGGACCATAAAACTAGGTCTGCTAGAATAAATAGATGGGCTTGTACTAAATAAAACAGTCCATGGACAGCCCGCTGGGCTTGCTATTAAAAATAATGACTTTATGTACAATTTGAGCCCACAAATATTGGTCCATAATTATATAAATCTTACAATATCAAGAAAAGAAACATCACAAGTCCTCAAACCCTAAGGCGTTATGTTCATCTCATTCAATTATAGCTTCAATGGTGTTCCGGAACAGAATAACTGACCTGATAGTGTTGTGTTGTTCAAAGTACTAATGTTACATATTCCAAACAATGCTTTGAtagaacacaaattcttgtttgtgacggcacatatccgtcactcttgagtgacggataccattttacctcataaagtatccactttttctctctctgcacactatttatgtggtcccctttctccactaacccattttgttaccattttaactcacaaaatatccgctacaaatggtaacccgtcacaagggagaccaattgttgaTAGAAAACGAATAACAATATTTCACATATTCACTAGGTTCTTCCTGTTGGAATATAAATCTACTTGTTAGTCCCACATCggtgaaaaagagagagattgtctatcttataaggcctaggggtgtttctcccattgccaattggttttgggagataAGAGCATTCTTGGGCTTGTAAGTTAGACTTCTCTCCTTCACCGCGGGTAAGGTCAGACCCATCTCGTGTTTATTACTTCCAAATTGTTTTCTTAGTAGAATTTAATGTATAGTTATACGTGGATGTAAATGAAAGTAAGGGAGGGAATGATAGACAAATAAGAAAGTGAAAGTTTTTTGTAAATTTGCCGTTTTAGAAATTATAGAAGATtttagagaataggagggaggAGTAGTTACTCATAAATTGGTTTCAATATAAGTAGTGATGAAATCATCCTTAATCAATTAATCAAGTCACTTTTTGTTTATATATTTGTAATATTtctactagttttatacccgtgcagaATTGCACGGGATTGAATATAGTGTTAATTACCTAGCGAAATATTTAAATGGTGAAAATAAAATTGCACATAATTGTAAAATTTAAAATATTAACTAATAAATatcattaaataaaagtaaagtTACAAATATTGGTAGATGATCTCTcatttaattgtaaaatttaaaatattaattaataaatatcattaaataaaagttaagttacaAATATTGGTAGATGATCTCTCCTTTGTTAGACGAAATTGGGTTGTAGACCTTATTACTCACTAATTTAGACTTGGCAAAATCAACTCGGgcctgacccgagacccgaaatcaACCCGAATCACGCACCAAACCCGAATCGACCCGACCCTAAAATGACCCGACCTTTCATGGACCTgtaacagacccgacccgaaaccaCTCAAC
The Silene latifolia isolate original U9 population chromosome 11, ASM4854445v1, whole genome shotgun sequence genome window above contains:
- the LOC141610711 gene encoding peroxidase 5-like, with the protein product MNSKMQRNCSIALLVLLSIFSCFEAQLQVGFYSKTCPSAETIVKQQVTKAFGSSPGIAPGLVRMHFHDCFIHGCDGSVLIDSTPGNQAEKDSIVNNPSLRGFEVIDAAKAALEAQCKGIVSCADILAFAARDSIALVKGPAYSVPSGRKDGRISKSSEVLANIPSPANNVGQLTNLFTSKGLTQDEMVTLSGAHTIGVSHCTILTNVDDRIYNFNGTNKPDPALNPSYVPQLQAACPKASTSTSSVVNMDPVTPTVFDNKYYSSVLVNKGLFTSDWTLRTNPATAAGLSANANNQAQWVNKFKAAIVKMGSIPLDAGAVGEIRTNCRVIN